In Halarcobacter bivalviorum, a genomic segment contains:
- the gatB gene encoding Asp-tRNA(Asn)/Glu-tRNA(Gln) amidotransferase subunit GatB, with translation MFEVIIGLEVHAQLNTNSKLFCSCATSFGEEPNTNVCPTCLGLPGALPVLNKEAVHKAIMLGTALKSKINKKSIFNRKNYFYPDLPNGYQISQFEVPVVGLGELIIDFEDGSSKKIGVTRAHLENDAGKNIHAGNVSHVDLNRAGTPLLEIVSEPDMRSAEEAILYLKKLHSIVRYLGISDANMQEGSFRCDVNVSIRPKGDEKLYTRCEIKNMNSFKFIEKAIKYEVNRQIEAWEDGVYEQEVVQETRLFDPEKGETRSMRGKEDAADYRYFPDPDLLPVVITDEMMEKYSQIPELPDEKKARFVNDFGIKEYDASVITASLETANFFDEMMKEGVSGKNAAIWLTVELPARLTEGMTLETSPVDAKKLAGVVKAIEDGTISGKAAKEVLDFLMQKPEMQVDAVIEELGLKQVSDDGAILEIIDGILSANQDKVEEYRSGKDKLFGFFVGQTMKASKGSANPAKVNELLKQRLG, from the coding sequence ATGTTTGAAGTAATTATTGGATTAGAAGTACATGCCCAATTAAATACGAATAGTAAACTGTTTTGTTCTTGTGCAACAAGTTTTGGTGAAGAACCAAATACAAATGTATGTCCAACTTGTTTAGGACTTCCTGGTGCACTACCAGTTTTAAATAAAGAAGCAGTACATAAAGCAATTATGTTAGGTACTGCTTTAAAATCAAAGATTAATAAAAAATCAATCTTTAATAGAAAAAATTACTTCTATCCAGATTTACCAAATGGATACCAAATCTCTCAATTTGAAGTTCCTGTTGTAGGACTTGGAGAGTTAATAATTGATTTTGAAGATGGTAGCTCTAAAAAAATTGGTGTAACAAGAGCTCACTTAGAGAATGATGCTGGAAAAAATATTCATGCGGGAAATGTTTCTCATGTAGATTTAAACCGAGCAGGAACACCTCTTCTTGAGATTGTTTCTGAACCAGATATGAGAAGTGCAGAAGAGGCAATTTTATATCTTAAAAAACTTCACTCAATTGTTAGATACCTTGGAATCTCTGACGCTAATATGCAAGAGGGTTCTTTTAGATGTGATGTTAACGTATCTATTAGACCAAAGGGTGATGAAAAACTATATACTAGATGTGAAATTAAAAATATGAACTCATTTAAGTTCATTGAAAAAGCAATTAAGTATGAAGTAAATAGACAAATTGAAGCGTGGGAAGATGGTGTTTATGAGCAAGAAGTTGTTCAAGAAACAAGACTTTTTGACCCAGAAAAAGGTGAGACAAGATCTATGAGAGGTAAAGAAGATGCTGCTGATTATAGATATTTCCCAGACCCAGACCTTTTACCAGTTGTTATCACTGATGAAATGATGGAAAAATATTCACAGATTCCAGAATTACCAGATGAGAAAAAAGCAAGATTTGTAAATGATTTTGGAATCAAAGAGTATGATGCCTCAGTTATTACAGCTTCTTTAGAAACTGCTAACTTTTTTGATGAGATGATGAAAGAGGGAGTTTCTGGTAAAAATGCTGCTATTTGGTTAACTGTTGAGTTACCTGCAAGATTAACAGAGGGAATGACTTTAGAGACTTCTCCTGTTGATGCTAAAAAACTAGCAGGAGTTGTAAAAGCAATTGAGGATGGAACAATCTCTGGTAAAGCTGCAAAAGAGGTACTTGATTTCTTAATGCAAAAACCAGAAATGCAAGTAGATGCTGTAATCGAAGAATTAGGATTAAAGCAAGTATCTGATGATGGAGCTATTTTAGAAATCATTGATGGAATCTTGAGTGCAAATCAAGATAAAGTTGAAGAGTATAGAAGTGGAAAAGATAAATTGTTTGGATTCTTTGTTGGGCAAACAATGAAAGCTTCAAAAGGTAGTGCAAATCCAGCAAAAGTAAATGAACTTTTAAAACAAAGATTAGGGTAA
- a CDS encoding NAD(P)H-dependent glycerol-3-phosphate dehydrogenase, producing MAEKSIAVIGAGKWGQALHFALSQNQKCLITSRTKRDIKDFVDLQTALDCEYLVIAIPAQEIREWLQENFVFSGQKILVAAKGIEASTGEFLNEIYEEFVPSKNIGFISGPSFASEVIQALPAGIVINSKSKKLYEKFAPMFPRFLKTYYSDDVVGAEICGAYKNVIAIASGICQGLKLGNNARASLISRGLVEMQRFGKEFGAKKDSFLGLSGAGDLFLTASSELSRNFRVGLGLAGGKKLETILEELGEVAEGVKTSEAIFKLSKKYKIYTPIAKEVKLILDGKNPHDSLKDLLRS from the coding sequence ATGGCTGAAAAATCTATTGCAGTAATTGGGGCAGGTAAATGGGGACAAGCTCTTCATTTTGCTCTTAGTCAAAACCAAAAATGTTTAATAACTTCAAGAACAAAAAGAGATATTAAAGACTTTGTAGATTTACAAACTGCCTTAGATTGTGAATATTTAGTTATAGCTATTCCGGCTCAAGAGATAAGAGAATGGTTACAAGAAAACTTTGTATTTTCAGGTCAAAAAATTCTTGTAGCAGCTAAAGGAATAGAGGCTAGCACAGGTGAATTTTTAAATGAAATCTATGAAGAGTTTGTTCCAAGTAAAAATATAGGTTTTATTTCAGGACCATCATTTGCAAGTGAAGTAATACAAGCTTTACCTGCAGGAATTGTTATTAATTCAAAATCTAAAAAACTTTATGAAAAATTTGCTCCAATGTTCCCAAGATTTTTAAAAACTTACTATTCAGATGATGTAGTAGGTGCAGAAATTTGTGGAGCTTATAAAAATGTAATTGCAATTGCTAGTGGTATTTGTCAAGGTTTAAAACTAGGGAATAATGCTAGAGCTTCACTTATCTCAAGAGGTCTTGTGGAGATGCAAAGATTTGGAAAAGAGTTTGGAGCTAAAAAAGATAGTTTTTTAGGTCTTAGTGGAGCAGGAGATCTATTTTTAACTGCAAGTAGTGAACTAAGTAGAAACTTTCGAGTAGGACTAGGACTTGCAGGTGGTAAGAAACTAGAAACTATTTTAGAAGAGCTTGGAGAAGTTGCAGAAGGTGTTAAAACTTCAGAAGCAATTTTTAAGTTATCAAAAAAATATAAAATCTATACTCCTATTGCAAAAGAGGTAAAACTTATCCTTGATGGTAAAAACCCTCATGATAGTCTTAAGGACTTACTAAGAAGTTAG
- a CDS encoding ABC transporter permease, which yields MSTISFFNLSLSFLPLIFIWYFYYKWTKDKTDIIIATFRMIIQLITIGYLLVFIFKSNDIKIGIFIVLFMIVVSSWITLRNTVNKSFNHYLQILLAVAISGLVNLIIIIGFVLDLESLYEPRYVIPLAGMVFANTMNALSLAVERFEKEIERTSFEEARQIAFKACMIPQINSLLAVGLVALPGMMTGQILSGVDPLIAVRYQIMIMAMTLSSAGISAIVYFLLKAKLSK from the coding sequence ATGAGTACAATATCATTTTTTAACCTCTCTCTTTCTTTTCTTCCTTTAATATTTATTTGGTATTTCTATTATAAATGGACAAAAGATAAAACAGATATTATCATTGCTACTTTTAGAATGATAATTCAGCTTATAACAATCGGTTATCTTCTTGTTTTTATTTTTAAATCAAATGATATAAAAATAGGTATTTTTATTGTTTTATTTATGATTGTAGTCTCATCTTGGATTACTCTTAGAAATACAGTTAATAAAAGTTTTAATCACTATTTACAAATCTTATTAGCAGTAGCAATTTCAGGGCTTGTAAATCTTATTATAATAATAGGCTTTGTTTTAGATTTAGAGAGTTTATATGAACCAAGATATGTTATTCCTCTTGCTGGAATGGTTTTTGCAAATACAATGAATGCTTTATCTCTAGCTGTAGAGAGATTTGAAAAAGAGATAGAAAGAACAAGTTTTGAAGAGGCAAGACAAATAGCCTTTAAAGCCTGCATGATACCTCAAATAAACTCATTATTAGCAGTTGGATTAGTTGCTCTTCCTGGAATGATGACAGGACAAATTTTATCAGGAGTTGACCCTCTAATTGCAGTTAGGTATCAAATTATGATTATGGCAATGACCTTATCAAGTGCAGGAATTAGTGCAATTGTCTATTTTTTATTAAAAGCTAAATTATCTAAATAA
- a CDS encoding alpha/beta hydrolase, with amino-acid sequence MKTFFSLLFIVLFFNACTSIPSVKERIKISNKLIEHKQIRKEIIHTNDFSLYSLQKISSCKTLRIYIEGDGLAWATKTRISSNPTPINPLTMKLFLKDKNSCKIYLARPCQYTNDKKCEKKYWTSHRFSKEVLSSYLTILDLLKEKNQNKNFELIGFSGGGAIATLISAKRDDISFLLTVAGNLDHKYWTSKNRLTPLSSSLNPPQFAKKLQKIKQVHLIGEKDTIIDSSIFKSYNSYFKDTSKINHFIFKDFSHQKGWEDNWESLLLNYLDNLAFNKK; translated from the coding sequence ATGAAAACGTTTTTTTCACTCTTATTTATAGTTTTATTTTTTAATGCTTGTACTTCTATTCCAAGTGTAAAAGAGAGAATTAAGATTTCTAATAAGCTTATTGAACATAAGCAAATAAGAAAAGAGATTATTCATACTAATGATTTTTCATTATACTCTTTACAAAAGATATCTTCTTGCAAAACCTTAAGAATTTATATTGAAGGAGATGGTTTAGCATGGGCAACAAAAACAAGAATTTCTTCTAACCCTACTCCAATAAACCCTCTTACTATGAAACTATTTTTAAAAGATAAGAATTCTTGTAAAATCTATTTAGCAAGACCTTGCCAATATACTAATGATAAAAAGTGTGAAAAAAAATATTGGACTTCTCATCGATTTTCAAAGGAAGTCTTATCTTCATATTTAACTATTTTAGATTTATTAAAAGAAAAAAATCAAAATAAAAACTTTGAACTAATAGGCTTTTCAGGAGGAGGAGCAATCGCTACTTTAATAAGTGCAAAAAGAGATGACATCAGTTTTTTACTAACTGTTGCAGGAAACCTAGACCACAAATATTGGACTAGTAAAAATAGACTTACTCCTTTATCTAGTTCTTTAAATCCACCACAGTTTGCTAAAAAACTACAAAAGATAAAGCAAGTTCATTTAATAGGAGAAAAAGACACTATTATTGATAGCTCTATTTTCAAATCATACAACTCTTATTTTAAGGATACATCAAAGATAAATCATTTTATTTTCAAAGATTTTAGTCATCAAAAAGGATGGGAAGATAATTGGGAAAGTTTACTTCTAAATTATTTAGATAATTTAGCTTTTAATAAAAAATAG
- a CDS encoding winged helix-turn-helix transcriptional regulator encodes MNKKIEQLNENIEKCPVETALDVLAGKWKILILWYLRRDTLRFNELQKLLPRTTEKMLIQKLRELEKDNIVHRKVYPVVPPKVEYSLTEYGESLKPILKQLYLWGEIHKEKFNK; translated from the coding sequence ATGAATAAAAAAATTGAACAATTAAATGAAAATATTGAAAAATGTCCAGTAGAAACTGCACTTGATGTTTTAGCAGGTAAATGGAAAATACTAATTTTATGGTATCTAAGACGAGATACACTAAGATTTAATGAACTTCAAAAACTTCTTCCAAGAACTACAGAAAAGATGTTAATACAAAAACTAAGAGAATTAGAAAAAGATAATATTGTTCATAGAAAAGTCTATCCAGTAGTTCCTCCAAAAGTAGAATATAGTCTAACTGAATATGGAGAGAGTTTAAAACCTATACTTAAGCAACTCTATCTTTGGGGAGAGATTCATAAAGAGAAATTTAATAAATAA
- a CDS encoding YhdH/YhfP family quinone oxidoreductase — translation MKAFVVEKIEDKKFYCGVQDIEVPTLEENEVLIKATYSSLNYKDALSSVGNPGVTRVFPHVTGIDVAGIVEKSTSEKFKVGQKVLVTGYDLGMNTNGGHSEYVKVPASWVVTIPQGISDKEIMIYGTAGLTAALSVNELLNNGITSGEVLVTGATGGVGSIAVAILSKLGFSVTAISGKEDKIPFLKDLGAKEVILRADFDVENKRPMGSEKYDGVIDTVGGNILAEALKVVKYDGVVTCCGLTSSHELLTNVFPFILRGVRLIGIDSVECKIEKKIAAWEKLAGDFAIETLEELTTELSLDDVKEAYEKLLAGKAVGRYLVKL, via the coding sequence ATGAAAGCATTTGTAGTAGAAAAGATAGAAGATAAAAAATTTTATTGTGGTGTTCAAGATATTGAAGTACCAACATTAGAAGAGAATGAAGTTTTAATAAAAGCAACATACTCTTCTTTAAACTATAAAGATGCTCTAAGTTCAGTTGGAAATCCAGGAGTTACAAGAGTATTCCCTCATGTAACGGGAATCGATGTTGCAGGTATTGTAGAAAAATCTACAAGTGAAAAGTTTAAAGTAGGACAAAAAGTACTTGTAACAGGTTATGATTTAGGTATGAATACTAATGGTGGACATAGTGAATATGTAAAGGTACCAGCTTCATGGGTAGTTACAATTCCTCAAGGAATAAGTGATAAAGAGATTATGATTTATGGTACAGCAGGCTTAACAGCTGCTTTAAGTGTAAATGAACTTTTAAATAATGGTATTACAAGTGGAGAAGTACTTGTTACTGGTGCAACAGGTGGAGTAGGAAGTATTGCTGTTGCTATTTTAAGCAAACTTGGATTTTCTGTAACTGCTATTTCTGGGAAAGAAGATAAAATTCCTTTCTTAAAAGATTTAGGAGCAAAAGAAGTAATCTTAAGAGCTGATTTTGATGTTGAAAATAAAAGACCAATGGGAAGTGAAAAATATGATGGAGTGATTGATACTGTTGGTGGGAATATTTTAGCAGAAGCTTTAAAAGTAGTAAAATATGATGGGGTAGTAACTTGTTGTGGTTTAACTTCATCTCATGAATTGCTAACAAATGTATTTCCTTTTATTTTAAGAGGAGTAAGATTAATTGGTATTGATTCTGTTGAGTGTAAAATTGAGAAAAAAATAGCAGCTTGGGAGAAACTTGCAGGAGATTTTGCAATTGAGACTTTAGAAGAGTTAACAACTGAACTTAGTTTAGATGATGTAAAAGAGGCTTATGAAAAACTATTAGCTGGAAAAGCAGTAGGAAGATATTTAGTAAAACTTTAA